The genomic DNA AACCCAAGATGTTTCAGTTAAACCAAGAAATTTCCCTCTTCGAGATGCAGGTGTATATTCTGAAATATAAACACCTGGTTGAGGAAGCGATCCGCCAAGCCCTATTCCAGCTAAAAACCTAAGGAACCCCATTGAAAAAACATCCCAAGCTGCAGCGCAAAACCCTGTAAAAATAGATGCCATTAATATAGTTAATAAAAGAGCTTTTTTTCGTCCAATTAAATCAGCTATTATTCCGCAGCTTAAAGCTCCAACAAACATTCCAGCGTAACCTGTGCTTAACAATAATCCAGCTACAATCTTATTTAAATGCCATTCAGCTGTTATAGCTGGTAAAGTAGCGCTTATAAGCATAACATTCATAGCTGTAAAACCATAGATTAAGCAGCATATAGTTAATAAAGAATAATGAAATTTAGATAAAGGCGCTTTCTCAAGAATATTGATTAAGCTTTCTTCACCCAAAAATTTCACCCTTTCCTTATTTAAATTGCGAAACTTTTATTTTCGCCTTTTTAAGTTATCTATTTTAATGCCATTAAATAGCTATTTTAATTTTTCGGTTAAAAGAAAGCTTAAAGTCATTCGCAAGTATAATTGCGAAGCTGAAGTTTATGATGAACTCCATTTTGAAGAACAGTTTAAAAAATACTCATTAATGAAGGGTTTTGTAGCTTTAAGGGAAAGCGATGTTTGCTTAGATTGCGGCTGCGGCACAGGCTTGCTTATAACTCAATTGCTTAATAAACCAAAGCTTATAGTAGGCGTGGATTTTTCAATTGGAATGCTTAAAAAAGCAAAAGAGAAATTTAAGGGTGAAAGCAAAGTAGAGCTTGTGCTTGCAGATGTAAACTTTTTACCATTTATAAATGAGGTTTTCGATAATGTTTTCTCTTTCACAGTTATTGAAGGAAAAATTAATGGAGTTAAAGCTTTAAAAGAGATTCATCGCGTAGCTAAACGCGACAGCCTAGTGATTTTAAGCATTCTTAAAGAAGCGTTAAACATAAGCAAGCTTAAAGCTACGATTAAAGAAAACAAATTTAAAATTGTTAATGAAGCTTTAACAAATTTATCTTCAAAAGATTATTTGTTTATATTGCAAAAAACGTGATGCTTATGGTTAAGGTTAAAGCTGCAACAGGGCTTTACGTAAATTGGGATTCATTTGTGAAAGTTGATGATGAAGTTTTAAATTGGATAAAAAGCTTTGAAGCTTTAAAACCTTCATCCCAAATTTTAAATCAATTAGAGGAAGCGGTTTATACGCTTAAAAAAGCTTTAGAAGAAGGGGGAAAAGAATATTTAATTTCAAAAAACCTTTATGACGCTTTAAATGCTAAATTTAAATTTAGAGTTAAAAGAGTTGGTGGAAACAGTTATCACATGGGTAAAGCGCTTTACACGCTTGGTGTTCCAACGCTGGTTTCTTATCCTTGCAGACCAAAAAATTTAATGTTAGCTTCACCAAATTTTCTAGTAGCTTGCGGGGAAAAG from Candidatus Bathyarchaeota archaeon includes the following:
- a CDS encoding class I SAM-dependent methyltransferase — its product is MPLNSYFNFSVKRKLKVIRKYNCEAEVYDELHFEEQFKKYSLMKGFVALRESDVCLDCGCGTGLLITQLLNKPKLIVGVDFSIGMLKKAKEKFKGESKVELVLADVNFLPFINEVFDNVFSFTVIEGKINGVKALKEIHRVAKRDSLVILSILKEALNISKLKATIKENKFKIVNEALTNLSSKDYLFILQKT